The window AGTAAGATTTTAAAGCTGAAGAAAAATGACTAAAATACAAGATTAAGTCTATAAAAGTTATTCATAAATGAAAATGATTTTACAAGAAAAACTGTCATGAAAATATGTTCTTATACTTATTtcctgaaatatattttaaaattgtcaATGGCATTCGTAGACACATTTTCATTTCTTCAAATGTCTAATAACAACATTCTTACATTTTCTCGTAAGTACATTCTTTTCTGTTCATAAAATGCTATAAAAGTAGAAAACGTTTATCCTATaagtatgaatataaagttggaattcaagaagaaaaagaCTCATTTATGGGAAGAGGACTTAGaaatcggaataatttaccaagggggatggtCAATGGCATTCGTAGACACATTTTCATTTCTTCAAATGTCTAATAACAACATTCTTACATTTTCTCGTAAGTACATTCTTTTCTGTTCATAAAATGCTATAAAAGTAGAAAACGTTTATCCTATaagtatgaatataaagttggaattcaagaagaaaaagaCTCATTTATGGGAAGAGGACTTAGaaatcggaataatttaccaagggggatgttcgacAAATTCTCCACTTCTTTTAAATGATTgaagactaggtaaataattgagAGGGAATCTGTTACCTAGGTGACAGGATTAAAAACAGATAAATGATAAATGAATTGACGTTAGACTATATTATACAAGGAAGTCAGCATTCATTTGTAGAAATTTTCGTTTGCCCCATTTATTATACATTACATTAATTACTTTCATACATTCAAAATCGACAGCTAGCTCATAAAACCGTTTTGGTCTGATCGATTGCAGGCTCAATCATTCGACACGTTTTAGAAATCGTTTCAATATACATATCCTTGATTATTTCGACCTTCGATTGCTATTTTATGAGCAGACTTTctcttaaaatttgaaaaatatatttatacagaccaactttgaaataatttcagaaaagacTTGAACTGTAATCTGGCTTAAATGCAGATGCCATGCGTTTTTCAGAAATCTATTAGTAAAATTTGACTTTGATATTCAAATATAGTGAAGTATTGCACAATAATATTTTCTCTATTCAGTAAAATTTTTTCTTTGCCTCTCAACAATCTAAGTAAACTAGTTCAAATCACTCTTACAATTAACATAAACATATTCCAGAAGATGATATGGTCTTCTTTGATAATTATACACTGTTTTAACAGTTCATAGAGATACCCTACGTCTCCGACATCCTAACTTTGCCttattcatttctttatgttaaacTACACACGTTTATTTTATCCAACCACGTCGTTTCAGACatactgtttgtccaacccttgaccTTTTTCTCTACGGggacgggtatgaagtgagatgaatgtcATGgtgggtttttacgaccggatgcccttcctggcgtcaacctcatcaaaggagttaagcagatgaaatgaatgacgtgatatagcaAAATATTATTTCCCCACTCTTTTAATTGTTTTGTTCGTTGTTTGTGAAAGCCAAAGAGATTTAGAAACGCATCGTGTGGTCTTCAAGACAGTAAAGATGATTATCATAACACTTGTCGCGATCGTGTTTCACAAACGATGATAGTCaaaatttcatatgaaaatatattttgacAGTTAATTACATtcaagaataataaaaaataatttatattttaactttaatacttaaACCCACAACTGGTTTATTTAAAGGAgccgatattaggcccctttaaacaataagcagcgtcatcatcatcatggtttATTTAAACCCATCAAAATTTCTCTTCCTCAAAAATTTGAATAAAACATATTTTTCACGAATTTCATGCAGGACAATTGATTAATTCAGATTACTTATTAGGCAAATAATAACCTCCAATGCGACTTTTAAAGAGGGCAAAATTCAAAGTTAAGAAAGCAGATGTACAGCAGCACAATGTTCAGTAAAATTAATAAATGTAATTGTGAAACGGCTGAATATCGGATATAATGGGGACAAGTGTAAGTCACAGAAGAGGATAATTCTCTCGAATAAACacgaaaataaagtgaaattttgTTTTATTGATTGCAATGATACGATTCTGGTGACAATAAATATAGCCTAAAATAACATTTTCCTAAGTGGGAATTGCTCCATATCACAGCCCAATCCCTGTATCAGTTTACACACATCCGTAAATCCACAGCAGTAGACACTATTCTTTTGTTTAACATTATTCTAACTCCCAACGATTTAAGTATATGCTGGCGCATTTTGTCCCATAGCAATTCTTTAATGCGTTGAATGACACTGACACGGAATTTTCGAACGTTTCCTTACATACCGATATCGAACTCGCTACAAAGGTAACAGAAAGCTGAAGACTAACGACCGTGTCTCTTAAGGTCGGCGTACATGTTAATTTCCCCATATGATATAGGGGAAGAATGCCGTAATGTAATTGAAAGATCACTTCTTAAAGTCAAAATGTGGAACTTCGGTACGTAACATATTAGGCTTCATCCTTGAAGAGAGTTTTAAGACACTCAGGAGATTTAACAAGACAGAAAATTTACTTTAAAAAAGTATGCTTCTTCATGATCCCAGAGGAACACACGACATACTTTGAAGAATATGAAACAAACTTGTTTAAATACTTAACTTGTATAATCCTAAAAGCAGGAGGTTATGAATCTTCTAGCTAGAAATAAACCTTCTAGACTAAAATGTCAGTAAGACATCGCTATATTTCACGGTCATGAATTCTCTACTTCCTTTAACCCCCGTTTGAGCTGattataccggacgagttggccgtgctgttaggagtgcgcagctgtgagcttgcatccgggaggtagtgggttcgaccccactgtcggcagccctgaacatggttttccgtggtttcccattttcacaccaggcaaatactggagttgtgccttaattaaggccacggccgcttccttcgcattcctaggcctttcttattccatcgtcgccataagacctacctgtgtcggtgcgacgtaaagcaaatagcaacaaaaaatgaaAGACCTGATTATGATTGAATTTTATACCTGTATTTCGAAATAAGGTATTGTCGATAGTTGTAAAAAGCTCGACAGCTATCCTCTTAAGAGGGAGTAAAACTTAAAATGACCTTATTTCCGTTTGAATATGAGAAAAAAATTATGTTTCACTGTTAGCAATCGGAATTGAAAATTCAGTGACGATAAAATTATCTATTTTTGTATCAAATATAGTGAGAATCATGGTAGCTTAGAGACATTAACAACAGCTTTTAACTTCGTGGTACATGACTTCAGGCCGATATTCTTGAGTCACTATCTACTGATCGGATTCCAAGATAAATTGTAGGTAAGAGACTTTGTCCAGCAGTTTTTATGTTATTCAAAGCTACAAGCTAGTCGATATTTTAAAAAGTAACATCATCTCAATCTAATGACGGTCTTTAATTCCCAAACGACTAATAATAAGATGCACAGAATGAATCCAGCATGAAAATGTCTGACTGTAACAGGATATCCTCTATCGTGAGTATGTAATAATTTTGCGTCAGTTCTGTTAAATGAGTGTTCTAAACCCTCTCACTGAACATGTGCCTAGCATATTGTATTGTAGAATGTTCGATGATCTTACAAATATTAATCGTATTTTCTTCATGCAACAAGTCCTCTGAATTACATAAATCGTACAGAAATGTAATTCCATTTTCGACACGATGTTAATCAGGGTAGCGTTTTGCAATATTATTAGATTAGATTAGACTGTAGGAAATTGTACTACGTGCCAGGATTTGCGCTAACCCAATCTTCTATATGCTCTAGATAACCACCTGGATCCTGTTACTGGCATATTTATTAGTACTGTAGAAACCTACTGATCAATCTTGAAGAAATTCTGGAAGTAAACTAGAATCCTAAGAAGTAGCCTACTTCATTACATAGAATTTATATGGGGTGATAACtacttcgccggccccgtggtgtaggggtagcgtgcctgccgcttacccggaggccccgggttcgattcccagccaggtcagggatttttacctagacctaagggctggttcgaggtccactcagcctacgtgattagaattgaggagctatctgacggtgagatggcgggcccggtctagaaagccaagaataacggccgagaggattcgtcgtgctgaccacacgacacctcgtaatctgcaggccttcgggctgagcagcggtcgcttggtaggccaaggcccttcaagggctgtagtgcgatggggtttggtttgataacTACTTCAGGAAATGTAAGTCCTTTCTAGAGTTGCTGAAAGAATGGATTCATGAGGTAATGTTACGTAACCTATTCGTGTGCAGAAAGAAGTACCTAGCGTCATTTATTGAAGACCGGTCATCGACGGAAGACAGCGCCATAATCCCAATTTCAAAGCAATGTCAAGTTTCAATCAGTAAATTTACTAATGAATCATATTTAGTGCTTTTTGCTTCGAAAAAAAATAGCGTAATAAATACGATATACATGATTTATTCATCGCCAACTCATCTAACAGACTGGTGACTTCACAGGACGCTACTACATATTCCATAGCAGCACAAAAATCATTATTCTTCTTCATGTACACTTAACAGTTTTCCCCCTgatgttattatattaataatttaatgaaCAAGACGATTTGCACTTCTTAACATGAATAATAATTTCCTCAAAGAGACATTCTGTTATTGATAGAAACTGACACAGACTTCTATATTAAGTGAAATGCTTATTGCTCCCTCAAAGGAATTGTATCCTATTCTAGAATGGTTCATAACGCTCGAACTAaaaacattacatttacattatacTTTCGTGTAGTGGCCTTTAGTTCtgaaggccccgcgttcgattcccggtttggTCGGGGATTATTAACTGCGTATAATTAATTCGTCTAGACTGGGggatggatgtttgtgttcgtctatcttcatttacatacaacacttcacactacaaaccaccacagaaacatgcaataatgtaTATCTCCATACAGAGTTGGCGTCAAGAAAGCCATCCAGCCGAAAAACTGGGGTAAATATACACAAAGTTCCGAGCCCAGGTAAATCCGAAAAGGCTAGGAATAAGATAGTGATATATTGGCACTAAAAATAAATGTATAGAGAAACAACTGGATACCTAAATTAACTAAGTACCGGTTAGTATTCTGGTTTTAAAAGTCATGAACTTCTACTATTTCTATAAGGAAAGGATTGTTTTACTCACATTCTTATACTATACATGAGAAACAAAGACATCAGAAAGTATTTGTGCATTCATGAATAACGTTTTTATTTACTAGGTTACTGATGCTAGACTgcagtatatatatttttaagtgattAATTTCAATACAGCGTATCCCGAACTCAAAGGCCCGACTTGACAACTCATACGCCGTCATTCATGAACCATTTCTTTTCAGAGGAAAAAATAAAGAGAACATTTTCGGGAGAGTATTCTAGAAATGCACTGCACTGCATACTTTCAGATGTCACTGAAACACCAGGAGTTCAGGATGTGTTAGTTTCCTTTGATATATGACATGTTTAAGGggtaaataaatactactctagaatattaatttatagaaatatatatattatttcatatttaCATACCATATTCACTACGTACATAACCAttccattctcttcatcagcaCATATATATATACCGATTTAATCCCTCTCTCTCACTCACAAACAAGCACGCACGCAAACACACACAGAGAAACAAGTGAATATCACATTACGATATCAGTTCATAAATCTCTCGACAGTCCGTTTATGTTTTAATTGCGGCCGGGAAAGCCGGGCGAAGACTATTTGGCATGTGCTGTGAAGACTTTCGGCTGTCGtcaatgttttgttttgtttgatggCAGGCAGCAGTGCTGCTCTCCACTTTCGTggtcactccactccactccactccactaaCACTTGTGACAAGCTGACATCATTGATACAATAGACAAGTAGCTGGTTTGCTTTGCCTTCTTTTTAGTTTCCTTTTTTATTTAAACATTTACACAAATATATAGCGCGCTGAATAAACACATGAGATTCGTTTCACAACTCTGACATGTGTACAGCACAGTGAAATTTAGGTGGTTAAAAATAAAATGTGTGATGTATAATAATTTATAACATGTTCCGTAAACCAGAGTAAAAATGCACTGTTTTGCAATAAAATTCCTTCCACCTTCAAGAAGCTCTCTTAATAAATATTGGCAAGTAGTGAACGAGGGAAGGAACGTTATACGGACTGTTTCAAAAACCAAAATATATAAGCCCAAAATGAGAACAGTTTAGATTTAAAGAAAGTGAAAAGGAAGTTGAATGCCGGAAATACTTCCTTCTGCTTAACAAATGTATAACAAAACGTTCGGATTCTCGAAAGATGGATGTTTTATAAGTTATTATTATATATCACACTAATGTCCACATCGGGACAATTTACTTTATTTTCGTTAGATGTCAGGATTACTACAGTCACGTATTTCAATAGGATATTGTAGCTAACCAATCTCAAGTATTTCATCTAAGCATAATGAGGTACTGAAAATGTAATCACCACACTTCAAAACTTATGTTCATTGATTTATGAATTTTAAGAGCGCATTCTGACATGAATTCACCCCAAGCAAAATTGACACCTGTTTCGGCTAGAAATGTTGGGTACAAAAGTCAATAAATGATCCAAAAATGGAAGCAATTTTAGCGAATGCTAATACAATAATGGTTGAATATATCAGACTGTTGCTAATTCGATTACGTGTGCAATGACAATTGTGGTTCATAGCACCACACGTAAAGCGGAATAtatttccgtattattattattattattattattattattattattattattattattatattgaatatgACAACCGTAATCAATGGAGGAATATAAACTTCGCAATTATATCACTGTTATCTTATTTCTACCATTACCAAAACATAAATACGTTTGTATATTAATGATATGATAGACAACCGTGGATTGTGTAGGGTTAATTTAAAAGAACACATGGTAATTTAAAAAGATATAAGATGCCACAATTTTGGGGGCAAAATTTAACACAAGCGTTaagaatacaaataataataacaatagtcccTTCAATAGAAAAACAATACTTTTTAAAAGTCTGAAATGAGCCCAGTTTTGATTtacaggaaaagaagaaaatggtGAGCGCTGGAAGCGATGCGTTTTACTTAAAGAATTTTTCTATTAAAAGCATAATGAAAAAGTTGATAAAAATAACTTTAAATTGTTGTAATAAATTAGTACACGTTTATGTATCAGCAAAATAACATCATCGATATTTGCTATGTTGTGACTTGAACGCGAATAGGCTATGAGATAAAGTATGCTGTGAATACGATTCCCTAGATCTAAAAGTTGACGAAGAAAAGGTAATAGAATGTACAGTAGATTCTCATACAGCGTATTTCTCACCATTACTACACGCATAACTTAATTATCTTAAATTAAAAACTTATAAACATCAAAATTCATTGGGTCAGGTCGACTCTGTTCTGAACTGTAATTCGCATGCCATTATATACCCATCGGCAAACAATCAAATTCATTAAGTAGACACTTCTCATATCTAGAGCAGTAAACAAATCGTACAATTGTAACTGATTTATCGCAGGTTATGACTTCGGTACATAGAAAAAACAAGACTTTTATGAGTTGAAACCTGAAATACTTTCGGACATCATTAATTGAATTATAAAATTATATCGTTTCCTCGGAAGCCCGGTTTGCCAGATTCGAACATGCTAGTCTTTCATGAAAGAATTACCCTCATTACTGCCATAATTAGAGGTAATATCCGACCACTCACGAGCAGGGTGGATGCGGTATAGCTCACTTAATGGCATTTTATTCACAGCAACCGTATCACTAACGCAATTGAGAAACAGACACTGAATTATTTTTACAAATTAAAACGGTAGAGacatattttattaaaaataacactatactgaaattagttaaaatgagatttaaaaaaattctagaaaaATAACGTTTCAGAGGAAAGTATTCACTAAGAAATTTTTCGGAATGAATTTCGAGTTATGACAAAATTGTGCGTGCAAAATGTGAATGCAAATTAGTATGGCGTTTCCTAATAGGGCATGTTGACACGCTTCTTACGCATTAGTCTCCTCCCTTTTCCGGATAGGCCTACAGGGTTTTTAATTcgaagatatatatttttttattttagtatATATAAATGCTTGTCAGTAGCCTATTCCTGACGAGGAAAGCGAGAATATGTATATTCCCCGTTTTACAATGTCCTTACTCATATCACACGATTACATTTcacatttattaatattattattattattattatttttattattattattatcgtttggtGTCATTAAAGACCTTgttaaataactgttacacatttttaGAAGTCCTTTCAAAAGCCCAGATTCGCTGCATgattactatttttatttttttcagacaCGTTTTTGACAACAGGTCGCAGAGCTAAATTTAAAGCTAATTTTGGTTATCAAGAAACATTTCGAAGATAAGGTTTCTATTATTAGAATAGTGGACCCAGTAAATATAGTACGAAATTTATGGGATAATAGGAAGACTATGAATCACTTCCATTAAATATAATTTACGACGGAGAAAATGGTGCTTTAATGAAAGGACACAACATAAAAACAGTTCAAAACCGTTATTATGCATGGCCGTAAACCTTACTGAAGAAAGGTATTTTCAACCTTTGACTGCCCTTTTTATCACAGAACAAATGCGTTATGCACCTAAAATTGAAGGGAATCATTTGACTTATGTAGATAACCAATACGAGTGATTTCATACCCTGCTTAGTTAAGTGAGTTGATTACATTTTGTACAAACCATATGCTTAGATGTATCCAAGACAAGGCTTGGAAGAAAACCTTGCTGATGGCCATAAAGCAATTATTATACGAAATACCACAGCATTTCTAAACTAAATGCTGGGCAACGCCCTACCTTCGCTCCTCTGACATAAATCTGACAGATGTTGGAAGCGATCCGCCGCCTTAGTGCGGCAGGGAACAGGTCCTCGCAGAAACGGAAAGCTATTTACAGTACACATGGCAGAAGGTACTCTGTTACATTATTACCCTGAACGACCTTTAGTGACATATCGCACACACCGCGAGGTAATATGGTACAGCCTCAAACTTGACTTAAAAATTATAACAAGTCATATCCTCTCAGTGAAATAAGTCACATCATAATGCTTTGTGAAAGGCAAGCACAACAGCAACAAATACGTTTCGACACATCACTAGTATTTTTTATCATATTCTGAAGAAAACGTCTCATTTTGGCGTAAGATTAAATACACTAAAATTGCAGCATTTATTCTAAAAACGCAAACAGTTAATTAAACAGGCATTTTCAGTAGAGTAAAAATGCTTCTAATTATTAGGCTAAAGAAGTATATCTCTAGCTGTCGATATAGGCTATATTCAATAAATCTGATAGGCCTACGGGAACACGACTGTTGATCGTTTGATCGTGCTACAGAACCTCTAGTTgtacgtagaatccgaaccacaagaaCGTGACTTTTCGTTTCAAACATTTCACTTGTATTGGCTGAGATTCAAACTGCGACCACCTTAGTGACAAGCCCTTGACAGTGTCATTCAGCTTACGTTTAAAATGaacaaaattgtatttttattttcatagGTCGTTTACCCGATACTCTGGTTTGAAACCGCGCTGTGAGGTATGTGTGATCAGATTAACGCCACCCTCGACCATTAGTTATTAATCTGAACATCCCGACCACGGAGGCTACCTCTCATTTGAAGCAGCTTCTGGATattcgtgcgattcgaattattttaaaagtatcaatttaaaattagTGAGTAGCCCTCACTAAGTTACAAGATACAACCCCATCTGCCGATCTTGGCAGGGGACAAAAATACCAGAGGAACAAAATTTAAATAACCAAAGTACCACGCACCTGATAATAAATCAGTCCGAAATTAGCCATCATACTCACAGCTTAATCatgatttaaaatataattttttttgaaaaataattaaatttcgtAAGGCATAAATTACGCTTGTtcttatatcatttttaatattgGTACTTGTTACTTCACTTTCATCAGACAAATAGTGTAGGCTAATTTACGTGCATTTTACCAGGTGAAATATATGAGTTTGTTCTtaagaaaattttcaaaaatactgctattttttttaaagaaatttcttCTTTAACATGTGACAGCGCATGTCAAATTCGTTAATTAAGTGACAAGTTTCACTAAGAGGCTATGACATAATTATACAGTGATGTTTGTAACACGTGTAATTTACTATACTTAATATCTTGATTTTTATGTAAAAATATACAGGATCTGATCCTTCTCTTTGATTGGTTTAATCATTCAATGAATTTATTGCAGTTTACTTGAAAATGTTATTTAACTGAAAATGAATATATTTAGCTGCATTTTATGCACTTATAAATCACTTCACAAGTTTCGTAAACACGTATCTGCTATAATCGTTTGTCACGTTATTGACGAATTAAAACTGACGTTACGTTTCCGTTTAACACTCGTTCTAAGAACGACATGGCTTGAACACGACACACACGAACAACACATCACTCACTGAGGGAAGGGCAGGAGTTCACATCCGTACGCTGGATGCTACTTAACAGTACACGCGAGAATAAGTTACAACGTCGGCGATGATGCTACGCATGTGGTCGGTATTGCCTTTCACATTGCGTAATGCGGTCATACACTCTGGCGATACGTTCGTTGAGGATTTTAACACTTTTATCCGGTAAACTGGGCAGGAAATCACGCATATCTGGATCGGCAGTCTCGAACTGATCTTGTAACTGTTGTCCAACATCACCTGCAGCATGTAAACGTTTAATGACATCTGCTGTCGGCTTGCGGAAGACACAGAGGGCTTCTAGGAGAGCACCGTGGTAGTTCTCGTACTTATCTAGTAGTCTGTAGCCGTGCAGAAGACCACTTTCATTATCAAAGAAGACGAGTAGTCCAGTGGATGGTTCACGGGCAAGATTGTGTGCTGGAGCGTCCATCATGGCAGGGTTCCACTGCAGATTGTACAAGTTGTTGACGACGCGGTCAAGGTTGGCTGTCAGATAATCGAATACAATCAAATCCGACCACTGAGCCAACTCAACCATTTCACTTGCCGTCATCTGAGGATGCTGGACGTCAGGAGGGTGCAGACGTCTCCCTGATGTCCTCAAAGACATCGGAATGTGAGCAGGTTCCAGTGAGGGTACGAACCTGGTCAGCACAACGGCGCGCTCTTCATTCCACTGCGCCAATGACAGCTGAGGTCGAACTCGAGACCAGAGGGGATCTCGTAGACGGACTAGCGCCAGTGATGACGGCGCTAGATTCCTTAATCCCAGCAGTCGGCCCAGGTAGAAACTAAAGACTTCTCCCTGGATCTGATCCGTATTCTGGCGGTATCTGCAACACGACCTCGTACCATCTTCGAATGTCAACAGCCGGTTCTGCATTCTCCCACAGCCTTCTTCCACCTTCACCACCGGCGTCTTGCGCGCGAACCGGCGCCAAGCTTCTGCCTCCTCGTCCGAGAAGCCGGCGGGCATCTCATCTTCCACCTGTTGTCCCCAGTAGACACCACCTCTGATAACACCTGTGTCCACCAATGACTCTTCCGCCGCCTCCTGTTCTGGCTCTATACTGTTCCTCACCACTGCTACTGGAGGCGGGTACGCTGACTTTACAACGAACGACACACTAGGAAAGTCAGTAGTGGCTGGTGTCCTGCCCAATACGACACTGTCATTACTCGGCACTCTACTAATGTTTCTAACATGACGGAGACTGGTATTGAGCTGCCGCCACGCACCTAACGACGGTGCAGGCGACGCTGCCCCTCG is drawn from Anabrus simplex isolate iqAnaSimp1 chromosome 1, ASM4041472v1, whole genome shotgun sequence and contains these coding sequences:
- the fj gene encoding extracellular serine/threonine protein kinase four-jointed; its protein translation is MYEVPVPYRNMCEHQSIVDDDNNKRRRNKAHHLMMSLMLSSWGAAGYSSGSAGAGTGVSSTSPYRTLCLLTAGLAFALGLVVGVMIPLYVLPRGAASPAPSLGAWRQLNTSLRHVRNISRVPSNDSVVLGRTPATTDFPSVSFVVKSAYPPPVAVVRNSIEPEQEAAEESLVDTGVIRGGVYWGQQVEDEMPAGFSDEEAEAWRRFARKTPVVKVEEGCGRMQNRLLTFEDGTRSCCRYRQNTDQIQGEVFSFYLGRLLGLRNLAPSSLALVRLRDPLWSRVRPQLSLAQWNEERAVVLTRFVPSLEPAHIPMSLRTSGRRLHPPDVQHPQMTASEMVELAQWSDLIVFDYLTANLDRVVNNLYNLQWNPAMMDAPAHNLAREPSTGLLVFFDNESGLLHGYRLLDKYENYHGALLEALCVFRKPTADVIKRLHAAGDVGQQLQDQFETADPDMRDFLPSLPDKSVKILNERIARVYDRITQCERQYRPHA